One Vibrio gazogenes genomic region harbors:
- a CDS encoding hybrid sensor histidine kinase/response regulator: MNVIKKIYQYAEPNLSSVGWLGFFGFPVYYYVWTYLFPQPYESLWLRVIGTLLCLGLALRSFVPIKIQKYLPYYYYFTMGYCLPFFFGYMMIMNDYNNVWVMSFTSSICLHILLIHETKSLIIQTTISILIAYFIAIYINGNELSSFHDWAYIPIFLFVYIFGNVFYFRNQISHEAKVSIAKSFGAGIAHEMRNPLSAIKSSVDLLQSLLHTKHPTDSVPHYMIEQNDYQMVNELLDNMNHTVDSANETINLLLTSIDQNRIPTSTFKIYTISDIAQHAIQSFSYKNPLDRLAINIHIEDDFRFLGSDILLKYAFYNLFKNAFYYQNNENFHIEISITTQDKWNQITVTDNGAGIAKEHLQDIFKDFYTHGKNGGYGLGLPFCRRIMEAFGGKIECASVLGQWTEFTLLFPTESSSEMRKLKEELVNAKSLLYVGNEGDVRLRLKKQAQQMGFHIETITLPEATKRKEYDFEFDVIMVDLNQINRQWDLLTVLESQLHFSEAQIHYIYDADSQYPIHIERHLSVYPLERSYLLDQSASILYHLFFELPEIVEADRNVIPLKQERSEKCILIVDDNHSVRNLTAILLEKQGYHVLQASNGQEALGTMEAHEVDLILMDIEMPILDGIETTSTIRRSQKPYRHIPILGHTGDTNTPTLKRIRNSGMNDYIIKPADTNNLLDKLANWI; the protein is encoded by the coding sequence ATGAATGTTATCAAGAAAATATACCAATATGCAGAACCTAATTTATCCTCCGTGGGATGGCTGGGATTTTTCGGCTTTCCTGTATATTACTATGTCTGGACTTATCTTTTCCCTCAACCATATGAATCTCTTTGGTTAAGAGTCATTGGAACACTCCTCTGTCTTGGCCTAGCGTTACGTTCTTTCGTGCCCATAAAAATCCAAAAGTATCTCCCTTACTACTACTACTTTACGATGGGATATTGCCTGCCATTTTTCTTTGGCTACATGATGATCATGAATGATTATAATAATGTCTGGGTTATGTCTTTCACATCTTCCATTTGTTTGCATATACTACTTATTCATGAAACAAAATCGCTGATCATTCAAACAACTATATCCATACTTATCGCTTATTTTATCGCTATCTATATCAACGGAAATGAACTGAGTTCTTTTCACGATTGGGCATATATCCCAATATTTCTTTTCGTCTATATTTTCGGTAACGTATTTTATTTTCGAAATCAGATATCTCATGAAGCAAAGGTCTCCATTGCAAAATCCTTCGGAGCAGGAATTGCGCATGAAATGCGTAATCCGCTCAGTGCAATCAAATCATCTGTAGATCTGCTTCAATCGCTACTGCATACTAAGCATCCGACCGATTCAGTGCCCCATTACATGATCGAACAGAATGATTATCAGATGGTTAATGAACTACTCGACAATATGAATCACACCGTTGATTCTGCTAATGAGACAATCAATCTGCTCCTTACTTCAATAGACCAAAATCGGATTCCGACATCGACTTTCAAAATCTACACTATCAGTGACATTGCGCAGCATGCCATCCAATCGTTCAGTTATAAAAACCCACTCGATCGACTGGCTATCAATATTCATATTGAAGACGATTTCAGATTCCTAGGCAGCGACATTTTGCTAAAGTATGCTTTTTATAATTTATTCAAAAATGCATTTTATTATCAAAATAATGAGAACTTTCACATTGAAATTTCTATTACGACTCAAGACAAATGGAATCAAATAACCGTTACAGATAATGGTGCTGGGATTGCCAAAGAGCACCTTCAAGATATTTTTAAAGACTTTTATACACACGGTAAAAACGGAGGGTATGGTCTGGGATTACCATTCTGTCGACGCATTATGGAAGCTTTCGGTGGAAAAATTGAATGCGCTTCCGTGTTAGGTCAGTGGACAGAATTCACACTCTTATTCCCAACCGAATCATCTTCGGAAATGAGAAAACTCAAAGAAGAATTGGTGAATGCAAAATCTTTACTTTACGTTGGTAACGAGGGTGACGTTCGGCTGCGGCTGAAAAAACAGGCACAGCAGATGGGATTTCATATCGAGACCATCACATTGCCCGAGGCGACCAAACGCAAGGAATATGATTTCGAGTTTGATGTGATCATGGTCGATCTCAACCAAATTAATCGGCAATGGGATTTACTGACTGTTCTAGAATCTCAGCTTCATTTCTCTGAAGCACAAATCCACTATATTTATGATGCCGATAGCCAATATCCGATTCATATCGAACGCCATCTTTCTGTCTATCCGCTGGAAAGAAGTTATTTACTTGATCAAAGCGCCTCGATTCTATATCACTTATTTTTTGAGCTGCCAGAAATAGTTGAAGCCGATAGAAATGTCATACCACTCAAACAGGAGCGCAGCGAAAAATGCATCCTGATCGTGGACGATAATCATTCCGTTCGCAACTTGACCGCGATTCTTTTAGAGAAGCAGGGCTATCATGTTTTACAAGCATCAAATGGTCAAGAGGCTCTGGGAACGATGGAGGCGCACGAAGTTGATCTGATTCTGATGGATATTGAGATGCCTATTCTTGATGGCATCGAAACTACCAGTACGATTCGCCGCTCCCAGAAACCTTATCGACATATTCCAATTCTTGGTCACACGGGTGATACCAATACACCAACGTTGAAACGAATTCGGAATTCTGGAATGAATGATTATATTATTAAACCAGCAGATACAAATAACTTACTTGATAAGCTAGCAAATTGGATATAA